ACCAAGAAAATTATTACAACAAAGACCATGcatattcataaattttgttgttgttgaaaatataccatgaattttattttaaagcaatttGATATACCAAGTGCGgattaattatattaataaaaaaaaaacagaaaaaaatcaaataatgttCAATGTTGTTATTGCTTACTGTTAAAGGATCCAATTGAAAAGATAATATAGAGGGCAAAATTTGAAACCATGCGCGTAATTCTATACCTAATTATAATTGACCTTTTTAATTTAATGGTTAAACAGAATTTATTACAATTGggccagcattttttgaaatttcgatttacaaacccgccgaccctattttttaaaaaattcaaataaaaataaaaggacctAAACTagctattaattttattttttcctccgacccgaaattttctttctggtaaaaataaaaataaatgttgatgcaATCACGTATGTGTAGTCTGAATTATTGTTGTTCATGCATTGATTAAACAGACCAAGTTCTTTCCGATCAAGTCACAGGCACCAGAAGTCACAAAAAAACCACCGTAGGGCCTACTCCTGTTTGCTTTCGTCCAACCCTACAATTTACGACCCTATTAAGTTTTGTGATCGGCAActtagccagaatttcctcaagaaagagaagttgaagtctttttctatcacaattatgtaaattaaaaaaaaaacaaggaaatgataagttacttttttaaagaacattttggcaaaataaattctaaaataatcataatttaaccATTTGGAAATAGATCAGGGTTGGCAAAAAAGCGGGAAATACTCATATTTCCCAGGACGGTGGGAAATACTGgtaattcccgggaattactggtatttcccgggaaatactgggaaataaagTACAACTACATATTATAGTACTTCATACTTAAGACATTAGTCTTAATTAAATCTGTAGGGATGTAGACAATAGTACACCTTGTCAGCAATGACATTTTATAATTgtctttgattttaacaagttttgacTAAGGTCAGTAATGCATTGGTTATCTCTTATGAATACTCAAAACATGGTTCATTCATATAccattgtaatttgtttttaaggcTTAATCAGGTATAGGTGCATCTACACAGTTATCATAAACATGATATCAAAGGTTCCATTTTCTGGTTATTTGGAGAATATGAAAATGGGGcaagaaaattgtgaaaaataaagtgtGACTGTGTCACTACCTCAGTATGCAACACACCTAAGAAGAAGCCAATTAGCCCCACTCACAGTATATATCTCCCCAAAACAGGAGCACAAAACTGTCAagtgtaattatttattaaaacaacgtgtgattattgaatttttacttGCAACACCTACActaattataacagtttattttgtgctttgaattataaatctgtaaaacacaaaacttgaagttaaaaaaaactggaCTAAAATTTGTACATTAGCAGCTATAGAAATCTTTTGGAATAGGTGATCTGGTGAATTAAAGATTTATAAACTGACAGTGAAATGGGGAAGTATAATAAATTGGTTTTTGATGCTTACTGTTAATATCTTTTATCATAAACATAAGTTTTACATTGAACaaactaaagaaataaagattataaatttgtatttcccagtatttcccagTTTAGTGGAAAACAGTAGTATTAACCGGGAcgggaaataccggtatttaccacCGGTAATTCCCAGCACTGGTATTTCCCGGCCAACCCTGAAATAGATCCTCTACATAACGGTTGTTAAGTGGGTcatagggttggactaataaccCTAAACACACTGAACACAGGAGTCTTATGACTGAAGGAaagagaatgattttatttgtcattaagctaacaaaataacgaaacatttcctttattaaaggtataattacataaataaataaaattttaaaagttagttagtcttttttaaataaaaaaacttgtttgattttttactgaCATTTGTGGACATGCTTCTCATccaatttattttcagtaacaatattttaaattttgaatttgtgaaaagcattgttaatttaattaaataaatgatttctcaaacttcttcctatttttctgcaaggaagaagtgaaaactcccttaattttttttgtcttaatgtatatgtacagtatgtacttgtatatataaaaaaaaccttcgtttttatacatgcatgtacaatatatCAACACAAGTTTTCAGTGCCCatggataaaatatgttatgataAGAACATCACCAACAACCaaaattacttatatatttaaaaaaaatggcagcTCCTGGACACgtgttcttattttaaaaataaaaaaaaatattgttgaaaaattgtttaatttttatttatttttctcgacggacaaatttttcaattttatttttatttttttcccctcctCCTcaccaaataatttgaaaaatatttcgtaaatctaaaaataaaaaaatgctggccttgGGGTacaaagttcaaaatgtgagaggaatctttaaaaatcttaattcatataataaattatGCTATTCACAGTGATATCAGTCCCCAGGTATTTAAAGCAAgtatttttctatttgaaattttatagactgtttgttgaaaaattgccaaaacacccAGACTACAAATCAGCTCCTGTTAATGATGTTACAGGAATTAAAAAGGTGAGTCCTCAACACACTCCAGTCTGCCAATGCTTTGTTAAATTCTATTCTAAGGAAattcaaagaataatttttgTGAAAGAAAATGCCAATGATGAAGTTGAGATTAAGAGTTTGCTGCAAAGAGGtgatatagtacatgtaatgttttcTTGTTTTCGTAATATGATCTATAAACTACATTAGGAATATTGACGAAGGTTCATACTTTGATAATTTATTCAAGAAAACTAGTTCTTGAGACTCTTAATTTTCGacaattaattaacaaaaatatgctCCTTGAATAACAACATACAAGTTATAAAATTGTTCTTCTTTCATTTTTGGGATGAACTGTTGTAATGTCATTACTTTATGTCTAtagttcaaattaaaacaaacattctATGGTCAGTACTTCTAGTTTGAGTGAATCATTTATAAGTTACAGATTTTCCTTCAGAATAATAAAATGTTGTCTGCATAATAATGGatgtaacaaaatgaaatttcaattttcagaAAGTAAAGCTTGTATTTCCAATCGCAGAAGAATTGAAAACTATATTAAAGAAGAAATACAcagaaatagaaaagaaaagacAAGAGGAAGAGGTAAAGTGGAGACATTGTTTTATCTAATGAAACTAACACAGGCTATTGAATATTAGACCATGGTTTGAATTTTCTCCATTTGGTTTCCCAATTGATAATCATCTCTTTTATTTTGTAGAGACTGAAACAAGAAGAATTAGAGAGAGAACAAGAAAGACAGAGGAAAGAAGAGGAGGCGAGACAGCAAGAGGAGGAAGCCAGGAATCTAGAGGCTCGCAGTGAAGCAGAAGCAAGATGGTTGGATGAGCAGGAGCGCAAATTAAAAGAACTGAAAGAGAAAGagttactgaaaaatattgaccaagACAGCGAGAGCAATGAGAACACTGTTAAAGGAGAGAACTTGGCAGGCTTAAACAACCAGCGTCCATCTGCGACGGCTGGGAATCTAACATATATACACAATGATCTGGGAGAAAAACCAGTGGAGAAAAATTTGATGAAGGATTCTCAGTATCCCAGTATTCCTGATAGAGAACTAAAGAAAAATCTAGTCATTTCTGATTACTCCACCCCATCAGTGTAAGCTGTGGACAAAATTtttccttgaatttttttttattttgatttgtgcCATAGTAAAGACATAAAAAACTTATAGCTCTGTATGATAAATCGGCAAAAATTGTACCTACTATATATGAATGATTTTGATCTCTcaactttgaattttgaatgttttatttagcAATGGTGCCCCCAATTTTGACAGAAGCACTAAACCTGACCATTTCACCAGCACGGGGTTCTCAGGCCTGCGTCAGGTGATAGTACCCTCTGATTTGATGAGGAAGTTCATGGTCCTCGCTGAACACAACACTCTGAGAAACATTGAAACATGTGGTATTCTTGCTGGCAAGATGGTACGTAACTAAATAGAGTGCAGATTCTGACGTTTAAGATTGTTTATTGACGATAAAGATTATTTATGTATGCTTGATGAAACTTGCTTGTACTTAGACAGATTTACATCAAAACCTTCACATTAGCACTTGTAGTTTGATCTTgctatgtattttaaatttatactgTCATCCTGGTCAGAGTCTGTCCAAAGTGTGTGTCAGGAATGTAAATCTTCAAAAGAGTTCCAATgtgtaaatattattatagaTCAATGCTATCTGTGTGTGTAGGTACATGACAGTTTTCACATCACACACGTGCTGGTTCCTAAGCAGTCAGGGACCACAGACACCTGTGTGGCGGAGGATGAGGAGGACCTGTTTATGTACCAGGACCCCCGCGATCTCATCACGCTCGGATGGATCCATGTAAGTGCTCCCTGGATTCAGTATGCTCTGAAAATATTGTAAATCACTTCGCATGCAAGGAACTTGTCCTATGAAGTAGTGTTAGGTTATCAGTTCTGTGATAAACTTCAAATTGATTTTAGTCTCAGTAAACCTGTATATGGCCTCTAAATtttaatactgtggaatcattagaattcgtggtggctcaattttcgtggttttcgtgggtagccctcccccacgtATTTACATCCTCCATGAAAACAAGTTTTGTAAGAGGAAGTTTTCTTACTTAAACTGAAAACCTGCACATccatgaaattacatccccatgaataagcaaaatgccaacaatccacgaaaattggcccccaccaatttaaatgattccacagtacatgtattatgttgtTGCAAGTAAaagtttgtttattgtatgatagaTTTGTCCGAGTCCTTGATTATTTATGTTTTGAATCTATAGACACATCCAAGCCAGACAGCTTTTCTGTCCAGTGTTGACATGCACAATCAATATGGCTACCAGGCCATGCTTCCAGAGGCTATTGCTATTGTGTGTGCACCAAAGTATCAAGAGTAAGtgtgaatataaaatattattctaGGAATCAGCCTGTTAGTGTAAAATCCAGGAGTTTATCTATGACTTGAGGTTGGGTCATAGTCTTGATAAAATGTTATTTGGAAATTGGAGCCTACAATGTGTCCAGTTCATAATATTACAGAGGTAATGAAATCTCAAATTTACCCAGATATGTTGTAACTTTTAATAATATGACGTATGTGTCAGCCACATTGGAGCTGCATTATTGGTGTATGAAGTATTTACCACCAAACAAAAGTCTCTGATATCACAGTGAATGATTTTGACAGGACTGGAATATTTACTCTGACTTCCGAGCGGGGCCTTCCAGAGATTGGTCAATGTAGAGAAAGGGGATTTCACCAACACACTAAGACACCACCTTTATTTGATGTAAGTCCATGAAAGACAAGCTCTTATCACAAAGTtctttgcatttttaaattccatttttcatatgtttgattgggtaaacattttaaagtcTACTGTTTGCATAAAAACAATCTCTTTATTATGGGATTGATGCTTTATTTCAGGTTCACTTAAAGTAATATCTGCTGGGCTAATACATTCATTTATAAGCTAATGACATTAATTCAATGCTTTCAGAATTGTGCACATGTCAGTGTAGTAGATACAGAAAGAATTGAAATGGTGGACTTGAGACAAAAGTGATGTCAACGACCTTACCCACAGGATTGTGTATGGAGACAAAATCCTCATTATTTCAACTGATGCCACTGCAAGTGTATTGAACCTTGTGCTTTGTTAAGTCTAGcctttaaacatttaatttatataaaccaatactttctgtgtttattttataaaagtgtttACATGTTATTGAAACTGGAAGTCTGATTATTGTCCTGCCATCAGTTTGTCTTTGTTGCCAATGTTATTGATATTCTCACCTTCTGAACTAAAGAGCCCCATCAATTGCAGTCATGTGAGATAGGGCAAGACCAGATATTAGATTACCGGTAACAGGAACGTGAATCATGTCATAAATCAATGCAGGATTACTGTAGAGATTTTGTAACACAAGTGTCAagctgtctgtctgtctgtctgtctatgttCGTGCATATTAAATTACAGAACAAATTCAGCTGTGAACATGACTGTAGCATACCGGTACTCTTCATATAATCAGTTTTGTAATCCCAGActtcaaaatattaatacatgGTATCCAGAAAAGCAGTCAAGACGATGGTGATTTTCCCATCAGTTTACTggacagttttcaaaaataagtaTAACTACCATTAAAAGATCTTTTCTTTAGTCGGTTGCATGTACAAAAGGTAGAAACATATGGATCAAATCTAACTGAATTCAGAACAGtagaattaaattttcatattgtGGTGAAATCTGCAAGGAATgttggaaaaataattgtttcaaaCGCAAGACATTAGCACTACCAgtattttgctttgaccttgaagAAGTGAAAACTATTTACTGTCATCAGTGAACAAAGTGGCTCATTTACTGTCTACTTGTTACTCTGTATTTCAGGCTTTTGTAGGCTGTGTTTTATCTTATTTCTATACAagtttcatgtacatgtacatgtgctaATAAGATGTAAAAGAATGGAATTTATGTCAATTGATTTAAAGCCTTCTGAATGTATTCTATTGTATTTGGGATGTTCTTTGTTTTTTAGTGATGGAGTAGATCGTTTaccacatttattttttttttttttttttttttattattttttttttacaaataagagAAGCATTACTGTAACATGTTCATCACAAAAGCAAAGACAGTTTAATGGAAAGGGCATTTTTATCATGTCTATTGATATTACATTATGATTTTTGTAATATACAGGTATGTATACTTTATTATCATATTTAGAGCATGCCTAGTAGAAATGAGTAAGAATTTCAAGTTTGAATCAAATCTGGAATATAAACTAGATAGCTTTATATTTTGTTAGGTACAACTTTTAGATTTAAGTTTTTACATTCAGTGAATCCATATAGTGAATGGTGTTCTTCAACTACCTGgtatatcaaatacatgtatatatatacacatactgatacatgtactatgtgtATTTATTGGTATTGTAATTTACGAACTTCGTTACAGACATTGATTTGGAATTGAACATACCAGTACCTATTACAAAACACATAGATCATTGTCTTGAAGTCATAACTACCTGAGATTAATTGGATCCACCATTTGCTCCAATATctttgaaaatgattacataCAATGTCTGTGATCTACTTTTACTTGTAAATACTAGGGATCTACTACTGAATgggatacatgtaccttattttactttttcacaTAGTACGTGTACCATGAATCTGTATGTAATACCATGGATCTTCAGTTAGGTATCAAAAAATACCtacttttacatttaaattgtatgtaatatttatatgaatcaAACAAACTAGTTACTGCTTGCCCTATACTTATTGTTTTAGTtacagtaaatacatgtactggtattctGTTGTCTGCAAAATTTAGGCATTGAATGCACGTATTCATGcagtattttatttgtaataaaatgtacatatatcaatgaattacatgtaaataaaacgttatataaataaagtattcatttttttgttttcatcacTGGGGAGTCTTCCATTCATACAGCCCCTTATTACATTCTGCCCAATATGGAAGAGCCTTCATACGGCGGTACCACATTGCCAGGTCTGGCCACTTATCCATCATGTAACCTTTAATCTCAGTCAATGATATGTTTGTTGCCATGGAGATGTCCACAATTGTGAGGTCGTCACCGGTCATGTATCGTTGGCCACCATCTAGGTTTCGGTTGAGGTATTCAAATGCTTTCTTCATCGCAGCCTCTTTATCAGGATCAGGGGGCTTCCCTTGAAAGAGCTGGGGATACTGTAAAATCCACAGAAGTATTTGATTATCGATATTTGACTTCTGTTCATCGGACATCaattatgtttttgaaaatggGTGGATAACAAAGTTTTTTTAACAGCAAATTTTCAGGGTGGCTGAGTATTTATAAcataaattaatcatatttttaccGTGAACTCTGTAACTGTTTTGTACACAGAGCCGAGATCAAAGTTCATGAGACGATCACAAATGGCTCTTTTCTGGAGATCTGTTGGGTATAGATAGGAATGTTTTCCTCCCCATTTGCTGACCATATATTGCATGATAGGACGGCTGTCAACATAAATGTTAATTTAAGTAAACACTGTTCTAAGAAAAAAACGCCAAAGGTACGTTgtaacattgtaaatattattagTTGAGGAAGTTCCACTAACCTTTCCCACAGTGTGAAATCTCCATCTACCAATGTTGGCACTGTCATATCGGGATTGATCTGCAAGTATCAACAAAATTTCAGTGCGGCTATTTGAGTTATTATCCATTGTATAAAAAAGTGTGACATGAATAATTTCATGCTCTGTGTGTATACTAAAATAAAAAGGTGTGAAACATGTTTGCAAAAGCTTTTGAGACATTTTCCTGCTATCCTGATGCTTtatctttattatatatttcttcttcacCATTATTGCAgtgtacatttatataaaaatggaaTCTATATATGGTGTGGGTTTATAATTTTACAGAATGCCAGCAATCTGTAACTCAATACCTTTGCAAATTCCGGTGTCTTGTGCTCTCCCTTGAACAGGTCAATATACTTGAGGCGGACAGGAATCTCTGCAGCCTTGGCCGTCATCCAGGCTGCCCGGGCCGGGGCACTAAGACCATAGATGTACAGTGTGGGCACCCGCTTTCTCTTCACTCCAGAGCTGCTGGCCCCATTTCCCATCTAACATTAACAGGATGTAAATATGCAtgttcatttgttttcttttacataCTAACTACCTAAAGCTATTAACTTTaatgtataatttataaattctttACAGTTTGAACACACAGCCGACATACAGAGAATTCAAGGAGCGGCATGTCTGTTTAAGACATATATTTACACATTCTACCTACTATCATGGTATCTTAATGTAAAACTGGGTGTGGCAAATTACTTACCAGTGGTCGGACAATAATCTCCTCAGGTTTTTCCCTAAAACACAGACACACCAACATTGGAAATTCAGTAACAAGTTCTGAATTATAACATTTCAGTCCTGTGTTTTGGGTGTGAAGGCAGTTGGCAGGAGAAAAGTAACGGACCATTGACAGTCAATTTCCCTTTTACTTCGCAATAACATTTCTATTGTCTTTACAATTATATGCCCAGTAATTTGACTCTtagaaaaaagtatttaaatctTAATTATACGTTTGATTATTCTAAAAGAcaaacacatgtatatattaccTGTGTATGGTGTAAAGGTAAACATGTCTCTATGGACTGGCGGCCAGAGATCTGATCTTTGTATAGATATCACCCAGATCTATTAAAGGACCACCATCTTAACACCTGGATGGTTCCCCATTATCTGCAAGTTCATTGTCTTTAAACCCCAATGACTGtaaaaatatgataacaaaTTAGTGACCTCTTTGGttgatttaaatttcatatgCATGTATTCAAATATACCTCTCGTTCTCTTAGAGATTCTATCAAGGTGGAATTCAACAATGGGAAGCAACTCTTAACAAACAGAATTAAAAAATGGACATGCAGTGATAGTAATGATCTGTAATAATcatgttaatttaatttttttcattcacaGAACACATATCATTGTATCGTggtaccaatttgtttttacaataaacaaaaaatgaatatttaaaaaaggagTCTCGATGGTCTGGGTCATTTTTATACTGCATGTATTAATTGTTCTCCTTTAGAAGCATATGTTGTGtaaaatgcatgtttttttctttactaaataatattttatagctaaacaaatcatatatcaaaattttaggtagatctgattattaattattaacTGGTATtcataaatgtaattaaaactaaacaagctataaaagaaaaaaattacatgtactatattctTGCTGTTTTATAATATTCCCTGAGAGATACATTAAATTTGTCAACTTCTATGCTTCAATGTATATAAGGAAGCAAATTAcgattggggggggggaggggggggctagacctacatcagaaatcttgacaagcaaaaaaaaaaaaataattccaattATAGTCTAGCTCGTCCCCAAAAAAAGACAACTTCTTCCCAAAATCGTGGGGGGCTATAACTTCCATCTTCAACATCACTCTTTACATACTCCAAAACAGTGGTGGGGTTTGGCAACTTCGT
This portion of the Magallana gigas chromosome 7, xbMagGiga1.1, whole genome shotgun sequence genome encodes:
- the LOC105323265 gene encoding STAM-binding protein isoform X2, encoding MAQTAIRDVSLTSHIRDPGARVRELCNYACKVEIDPQIPPRRYLRSGHEMLRMAKVYQDEKNYEQAFILYTKFISLFVEKLPKHPDYKSAPVNDVTGIKKKVKLVFPIAEELKTILKKKYTEIEKKRQEEERLKQEELEREQERQRKEEEARQQEEEARNLEARSEAEARWLDEQERKLKELKEKELLKNIDQDSESNENTVKGENLAGLNNQRPSATAGNLTYIHNDLGEKPVEKNLMKDSQYPSIPDRELKKNLVISDYSTPSVNGAPNFDRSTKPDHFTSTGFSGLRQVIVPSDLMRKFMVLAEHNTLRNIETCGILAGKMVHDSFHITHVLVPKQSGTTDTCVAEDEEDLFMYQDPRDLITLGWIHTHPSQTAFLSSVDMHNQYGYQAMLPEAIAIVCAPKYQETGIFTLTSERGLPEIGQCRERGFHQHTKTPPLFDNCAHVSVVDTERIEMVDLRQK
- the LOC105323265 gene encoding STAM-binding protein isoform X1; amino-acid sequence: MRCIMAQTAIRDVSLTSHIRDPGARVRELCNYACKVEIDPQIPPRRYLRSGHEMLRMAKVYQDEKNYEQAFILYTKFISLFVEKLPKHPDYKSAPVNDVTGIKKKVKLVFPIAEELKTILKKKYTEIEKKRQEEERLKQEELEREQERQRKEEEARQQEEEARNLEARSEAEARWLDEQERKLKELKEKELLKNIDQDSESNENTVKGENLAGLNNQRPSATAGNLTYIHNDLGEKPVEKNLMKDSQYPSIPDRELKKNLVISDYSTPSVNGAPNFDRSTKPDHFTSTGFSGLRQVIVPSDLMRKFMVLAEHNTLRNIETCGILAGKMVHDSFHITHVLVPKQSGTTDTCVAEDEEDLFMYQDPRDLITLGWIHTHPSQTAFLSSVDMHNQYGYQAMLPEAIAIVCAPKYQETGIFTLTSERGLPEIGQCRERGFHQHTKTPPLFDNCAHVSVVDTERIEMVDLRQK
- the LOC105323273 gene encoding glutathione S-transferase 1-1 isoform X2, with product MGNGASSSGVKRKRVPTLYIYGLSAPARAAWMTAKAAEIPVRLKYIDLFKGEHKTPEFAKINPDMTVPTLVDGDFTLWESRPIMQYMVSKWGGKHSYLYPTDLQKRAICDRLMNFDLGSVYKTVTEFTYPQLFQGKPPDPDKEAAMKKAFEYLNRNLDGGQRYMTGDDLTIVDISMATNISLTEIKGYMMDKWPDLAMWYRRMKALPYWAECNKGLYEWKTPQ
- the LOC105323273 gene encoding glutathione S-transferase 1-1 isoform X1, with protein sequence MVRYFSPANCLHTQNTGLKCYNSELVTEFPMLVCLCFREKPEEIIVRPLMGNGASSSGVKRKRVPTLYIYGLSAPARAAWMTAKAAEIPVRLKYIDLFKGEHKTPEFAKINPDMTVPTLVDGDFTLWESRPIMQYMVSKWGGKHSYLYPTDLQKRAICDRLMNFDLGSVYKTVTEFTYPQLFQGKPPDPDKEAAMKKAFEYLNRNLDGGQRYMTGDDLTIVDISMATNISLTEIKGYMMDKWPDLAMWYRRMKALPYWAECNKGLYEWKTPQ